The following proteins are encoded in a genomic region of Brachypodium distachyon strain Bd21 chromosome 1, Brachypodium_distachyon_v3.0, whole genome shotgun sequence:
- the LOC100828040 gene encoding GDSL esterase/lipase At4g10955, with protein MPDAPRHPSAPHYIVAFRGTKLKHAKMAAKMQDLDDDFHILVNTLRDTKRYRRAREAVDELLNVNKDEANPDSSCVVWLAGHSLGAAVALELGRAMMLERVDDQRNLPTFLFNLPRVSLASLVDMLLRKDKRDALYAASNTVKVGVVSVLSEHQKRMEKIFERLARWVPNLYVHEKDPISNGLIGHFGRPQQLREWCCPDIVAKAGMQLSHRDMFSSLFGQEKMQPCLLPSVMLWINSSVDEQAGNWFDLRLAAHKLQQWWKPNSELEQAVNLFVQWFDQRSAAHELQQWWKPNSELSLSPRRHIFFEDMHGTDTGYGHRDTTISQKP; from the coding sequence ATGCCCGACGCACCCCGACACCCGTCTGCTCCTCACTATATCGTCGCCTTCCGGGGCACCAAGCTGAAGCACGCCAAGATGGCAGCCAAGATGCAAGACCTCGACGATGACTTCCATATATTGGTGAACACCCTGCGGGACACGAAGCGGTACCGACGCGCACGCGAAGCGGTCGACGAGCTCCTAAACGTCAATAAGGACGAAGCTAACCCTGATAGCAGCTGCGTCGTGTGGCTCGCCGGGCACTCTCTGGGGGCGGCTGTGGCGCTGGAATTGGGGCGGGCCATGATGTTGGAGCGGGTCGATGATCAGCGGAACCTCCCGACCTTCCTCTTCAACCTACCACGGGTGTCATTGGCATCGCTGGTCGACATGCTGCTCCGTAAAGACAAGAGGGACGCCCTTTACGCCGCGAGTAACACGGTGAAGGTCGGCGTCGTGTCGGTCCTCAGTGAGCACCAGAAACGCATGGAGAAAATCTTCGAGCGGCTGGCCAGGTGGGTCCCGAATCTGTACGTGCACGAGAAGGACCCCATCTCCAACGGCCTCATTGGTCACTTTGGGCGGCCGCAGCAGCTCCGCGAGTGGTGCTGCCCCGATATCGTCGCCAAGGCAGGGATGCAACTGTCGCACCGTGACATGTTCAGCTCGTTGTTTGGCCAGGAGAAGATGCAGCCGTGCCTCCTGCCGTCGGTGATGTTATGGATAAACTCGAGCGTCGACGAGCAGGCGGGCAACTGGTTCGACCTGCGGTTGGCGGCACACAAGCTCCAGCAGTGGTGGAAACCGAACAGCGAGCTCGAGCAGGCGGTCAACTTGTTCGTCCAGTGGTTCGACCAGCGGTCGGCGGCACACGAGCTCCAGCAGTGGTGGAAACCGAACAGCGAGCTCAGTTTGAGCCCCAGGCGACATATCTTTTTTGAGGATATGCACGGCACGGATACGGGATACGGACACCGTGACACCACAATTTCTCAAAAACCCTGA
- the LOC100842624 gene encoding GDSL esterase/lipase At4g10955 has protein sequence MASSVDLEDRFDISGPTHIMSRAGGTGRSSPTTIDWNKEEHRRCVAACIVKGTYILENDRTRCRVHAEALAPPWWESFHFRLVDVLKDESYKRSGDKFIFGAIYEHVPPPGGRHHHPSAPRYVVAFRGTMLLHPKAIHDLCLDFKILVNTLAECKRSQRAHQAVDTLLKTIANGKTAAGGGSSDSVWLTGHSLGASLALDVGRAMMSEQGLSIPTFLFNPPQVSLAPAINKLLPSEGLRRDLYAKSNLVKAGLGLVLSPHRKRMEKLFELLSPWAPNLYVHDKDLICQGFIDYFGQRQQWEAQEEQRCRGGVSKSSSAMTLSYRDMLFSVLGKEKERPHLLPSATLWRNSSVGSDAHGLQQWWKPDGELRLSDRRYSYP, from the exons ATGGCTTCAAGCGTTGACCTTGAAGACCGCTTTGACATCTCCGGGCCGACGCACATCATGTCCAGAGCCGGCGGCACCGGCCGTTCTTCTCCAACGACGATTGACTG GAACAAGGAGGAGCACCGCCGTTGCGTGGCCGCCTGCATCGTGAAAGGCACGTACATCCTGGAGAACGACAGGACCAGGTGCAGGGTGCACGCGGAGGCGCTGGCGCCGCCGTGGTGGGAGAGCTTCCACTTCCGCCTGGTGGACGTGCTCAAGGACGAGTCGTACAAGCGCAGCGGCGACAAGTTCATCTTCGGCGCCATCTACGAGCACGTGCCGCCCCCGggcggccgccaccaccacccatcCGCTCCACGGTACGTCGTCGCCTTCCGTGGCACAATGCTGCTGCATCCCAAGGCGATCCACGACCTGTGCCTCGACTTCAAGATCCTGGTCAACACGCTCGCGGAGTGCAAGCGCTCCCAGCGCGCGCACCAGGCGGTGGACACGCTCCTCAAGACCATCGCCAATGGCAAAACTGCCGCAGGAGGAGGATCATCCGACAGCGTGTGGCTCACGGGGCACTCTCTGGGCGCGTCGCTGGCTCTGGACGTGGGGCGGGCCATGATGTCGGAGCAAGGGCTCAGCATCCCGACGTTCCTCTTCAACCCGCCGCAGGTGTCGTTGGCTCCGGCCATCAACAAGCTGCTCCCGTCGGAAGGGCTGAGGAGGGATTTGTACGCCAAGAGCAACCTCGTCaaggccgggctcgggctggTGCTCAGCCCACACAGGAAACGCATGGAGAAGCTGTTCGAGCTGCTGTCCCCGTGGGCGCCGAACCTCTACGTGCACGACAAGGACCTCATCTGCCAGGGCTTCATCGACTActtcgggcagcggcagcagtgggaggcgcaggaggagcagcggtgccgcggcggcgtgtCCAAGTCGTCGTCGGCGATGACGCTGTCGTACCGTGACATGCTCTTCTCCGTGCTCGgcaaggagaaggagcggccGCACCTCCTGCCGTCGGCCACGCTGTGGAGGAACTCCAGCGTGGGCAGCGACGCGCACGGGCTCCAGCAGTGGTGGAAACCGGACGGCGAGCTGAGGTTGAGTGACAGGCGTTATAGCTATCCTTGA